CTACCAGTTGAAAATAGTAAGTAGTACCGTAGAGGTACACGGACATCAACATGGTTattgtatctttttttttcttacaaaatatTTTGTGTCAAAAAAACTATATTCCTAGACATGCTTAAAATTAATTTGAATAACCAAATATTCCCTATCCTTTTCACTAGTGTACAAAAACAAGCATCGGAATAAAGTTTTTGTGGATCTGAAAATCAACGAAGATATGGTCTTCAGAAATATTAAAGGTCGTTGCGGACTTCAACTTAGTATGTTGAGTATTTTGATAAGTATTGCTTCATTCTTCTCATGCACAAAGGCTCGTATGGCATTTTTGAAATGCTTCTTTCAGAATAACTTCCTAGTAGTAATATTTTCTCTATTGCTTTTAGGAGTAAGAAATTCAAACACTTCATTTTGTAGTAAGAGAGAGATAAATATTTCTTGCTTGGAAAAGAGAAACAGCTCAAGCCAAATTGGATAACAAATATGCTTTTTTGTGTGGATGATACAATATATAATTCCCTAGTTCTATATTTTGCTGTCTAACATGTTTGCAAGTTTATCAGTTGCAgcctcaaaaagaaaaaaaaaaaaagaagaaaagggttTATTTAGTTGTTTAAATCAACTGCTAATCCAGCTTAGGCAACttgaaatttggatttcaagAGTGAAATTGAGGTTGTTCTTGAGCCACAAACATAAACAACACAAGAATCTCATACTAATACATTCTAATCACAAACAACTGCTAATCTTTCGCAATTAAATTCAAACTAGTGAAAGGAAAGTATTATACAGGCCTTGTGCCTTATTTCTTGCACAAActttacattttccttattTACAATGCCATGAAAGCCAAGAGTTCTTTAATGCAGGAATTAACACAACACAGTCTAATTATTAGTacttcaaactctttttttttttttttttttttgtggccaAAGAAAGTTTGATAGAAGAGTGCATTCAACAGGTTTAAGCAATAGACCACTCCCTTCTCAACTCCACAATCTCATTCTCTGGCAAAATCACTCTCACAATCCTCCCAAAGCCACCATCATTTGGCCCCGGCAGCACCAAAACAGCCCCTTCATCACCAACTCCATCAATCCAATAGCTAACACCAACTTGTTTTGTTCCATTGTATTCAAATCCATGGAAATTGGCATCCTCATAATTCACAAAGGTCAAATTTGCGCCATAAACCTCAAAATCAGCCAACCCTTGATCCCTTTCCATAGCTTCTTCGATCTTTTTTCGCTCATCGATCGCCTGATTCTTGATCATTGCTGCCAATTCTTCATGGCTGGCTTTTGCAATAGCAAAGTCTGCTTTCACTACACTAATCATTTGGCTATTGCTCAATCTTCCATCTCCCTTGTTTCTTGAATCCTTCTTGCAAATTGTCACGACTTTTGGTTCATTTCCATGCCTAATTTTGGCTACACACTTCCAAATCACAGCACAAAGGGACTCAAAAGGGGCAATTTTAGGGCCATATTTCCCACTTATCTTTGACTGAATGTCGCTCAATTCAGTAGGGGTGACATGGAAGGAGAATGTCCCCATGTTACAGGTATTGACAGTTATCCATTTGTCTTCAACTGGGCCAACACGCTTCACGGAAAGTGGATCCTCCATCACACTTTTTGGGCTTCCAGCATCT
This region of Coffea arabica cultivar ET-39 chromosome 3c, Coffea Arabica ET-39 HiFi, whole genome shotgun sequence genomic DNA includes:
- the LOC113734497 gene encoding protein ECERIFERUM 26, encoding MVSSKEGKSGGLIYNMKLSSVGPGRYTGQDIVHEPNDMDLAMKLHYLKGVYYFPSQAFDGLTIRKIKEPLFIWFNHFYITCGRFRRSEESGRPVIKCNDCGARFIEAQCDKTLDEWLEMKKHDPALEKLLVSDKIVGPELGFSPLVFLQYTKFKCGGMAVGLSWTHVLGDAFSAAEFMNVLGRVLAGEEPQRLLNTAQSLNKNQDAGSPKSVMEDPLSVKRVGPVEDKWITVNTCNMGTFSFHVTPTELSDIQSKISGKYGPKIAPFESLCAVIWKCVAKIRHGNEPKVVTICKKDSRNKGDGRLSNSQMISVVKADFAIAKASHEELAAMIKNQAIDERKKIEEAMERDQGLADFEVYGANLTFVNYEDANFHGFEYNGTKQVGVSYWIDGVGDEGAVLVLPGPNDGGFGRIVRVILPENEIVELRREWSIA